Proteins from one Bradyrhizobium roseum genomic window:
- a CDS encoding lytic murein transglycosylase has translation MKQLDSLDAPTRRGLLQAGLGAGALLATPLSALAAAPPGFDAWRANFRARALAKGISDATWTRVMGRIEPDMSVFRQMQKQPEFNEQIWQYVNRRASDWRIINGREALKKHDALFTRIEQDFGVERGTLLALWGVESAYGDPLVQQNHMRPIFPSLAALAWNEPRRRAYWETELINALKIVDRGWGTPEEMRGSWAGAMGHTQWMPEVWLNVGMDYDRDGRVSPFGKPDDALGSSARYLLNRGKYHRGEHWGYEVRASAGASGGSRTYAAWASAGVTRADGKPFPQPNAFAQMWVPVAGGPSFLLGPNFYSVKSYNPSMNYALAICHLGDRILGAPPFIQPFPGSERALTLAEVQEVQTRLTKAGFDTGGTDGRVGNDTMKAVKDYQTKMGLLPADGYGGLKVLARLRQGG, from the coding sequence ATGAAACAGCTTGATTCCCTTGACGCTCCGACCCGCCGCGGCCTGCTGCAGGCCGGCCTCGGCGCAGGCGCCCTCCTCGCCACGCCGCTTTCCGCGCTGGCCGCGGCCCCGCCCGGCTTCGACGCGTGGCGCGCCAATTTTCGTGCGCGCGCGCTGGCAAAGGGCATTTCGGATGCGACCTGGACGCGGGTGATGGGCCGCATCGAGCCCGACATGAGCGTGTTCCGGCAGATGCAGAAGCAGCCGGAATTCAACGAACAGATCTGGCAATACGTCAACCGCCGAGCTTCGGACTGGCGCATCATCAACGGCCGCGAGGCGCTGAAGAAGCACGACGCGCTGTTCACGCGCATCGAGCAGGATTTCGGCGTCGAGCGCGGCACGCTGCTGGCGCTGTGGGGCGTTGAATCCGCCTATGGCGATCCGCTGGTGCAGCAGAACCATATGCGGCCGATTTTTCCATCGCTGGCGGCGCTGGCCTGGAACGAGCCGCGCCGCCGCGCCTATTGGGAAACCGAACTGATCAATGCGCTGAAAATCGTCGACCGCGGCTGGGGCACGCCGGAGGAAATGCGGGGATCCTGGGCCGGCGCCATGGGGCATACGCAATGGATGCCGGAAGTCTGGCTCAATGTCGGCATGGATTACGACAGGGACGGTCGCGTCTCGCCGTTCGGCAAGCCGGACGATGCGCTCGGCTCCAGCGCGCGCTACCTGCTCAACCGCGGCAAATATCATCGCGGCGAACATTGGGGCTATGAGGTCCGCGCCTCCGCGGGCGCTTCAGGCGGCAGCCGGACCTACGCGGCGTGGGCCAGCGCCGGCGTCACGCGCGCCGACGGAAAACCGTTCCCGCAGCCGAACGCTTTCGCGCAGATGTGGGTGCCGGTCGCCGGCGGTCCGTCATTCCTGCTGGGCCCGAATTTCTATTCGGTGAAAAGCTACAACCCGTCGATGAACTACGCGCTGGCGATCTGCCATCTCGGCGACCGCATCCTGGGCGCGCCGCCCTTCATCCAGCCCTTCCCCGGCTCCGAACGCGCGCTGACGCTTGCGGAAGTGCAGGAGGTGCAGACGCGATTGACAAAAGCCGGCTTCGACACCGGCGGCACCGA
- a CDS encoding Bug family tripartite tricarboxylate transporter substrate binding protein — translation MDRRSFLMTALFMPAGLSPAFAQITSWPATALHLVVPYAAGGPTDVAVRLLADALSSKFPQRVIVENVTGAGTVVGTTRVATAKDGHTFLVATVAHAVNPVLFANLAFDPLKDLRGVALLGIVPQVVLVNKDVQASTLPELLELARKRPGGLTYGSAGIGSAQHLAAELLKSVAKIDLQHVPYRGSGPAVTDLIGGTLDIVIDSAATAIQQVKSGSVRALAVTTLQRLAALPDVPTVAETLPGYEAYTWNAVLAPAGAPSTSIAILNSAINATLAEPGLATRLSELGMTVSRNSTPESTDKFVGEEITKWQTLLRATGAKPN, via the coding sequence ATGGACCGCCGCTCTTTTCTGATGACTGCCCTGTTCATGCCGGCCGGGCTCTCGCCTGCCTTCGCGCAAATCACGTCATGGCCCGCAACCGCGCTGCACCTCGTCGTTCCCTACGCCGCCGGGGGACCCACGGATGTCGCAGTCAGACTGCTGGCGGATGCACTCTCCAGCAAGTTTCCACAACGCGTGATCGTCGAAAACGTCACCGGCGCCGGCACCGTGGTCGGCACGACCAGAGTAGCGACGGCGAAGGACGGTCACACGTTCCTTGTTGCCACCGTTGCTCATGCCGTTAACCCGGTTCTGTTTGCCAACCTTGCGTTCGACCCGTTGAAGGACTTGCGCGGGGTGGCTCTGCTCGGCATCGTTCCGCAGGTCGTTCTCGTCAATAAAGACGTTCAGGCCTCGACATTGCCCGAGCTGCTGGAGCTGGCGCGGAAGCGGCCCGGCGGCCTCACCTATGGATCAGCGGGCATTGGCTCGGCGCAGCACCTGGCCGCCGAGCTGTTGAAGAGCGTCGCCAAGATTGATCTTCAGCATGTCCCTTACCGGGGAAGCGGACCTGCGGTGACCGATTTGATCGGCGGCACGCTCGATATCGTCATCGACAGTGCAGCCACGGCCATACAGCAGGTAAAAAGCGGATCGGTACGCGCCCTTGCCGTGACGACCTTGCAACGCCTCGCTGCGCTTCCGGACGTGCCGACGGTCGCCGAAACCCTGCCAGGCTACGAAGCCTACACATGGAACGCCGTTCTGGCCCCCGCAGGCGCGCCATCGACAAGTATTGCCATCCTGAATTCGGCGATCAATGCCACGCTTGCGGAGCCGGGTTTGGCCACGCGGCTCTCAGAGCTTGGCATGACCGTCTCGCGAAATTCGACACCGGAATCAACGGACAAGTTTGTCGGCGAGGAAATCACCAAATGGCAGACCTTGCTGCGTGCAACGGGGGCAAAGCCGAACTAA
- a CDS encoding carboxymuconolactone decarboxylase family protein, with protein sequence MTHARKEYKDFMSLAPDAYAAVLALGQVAAKAGMDKQLLELIKLRASQINGCAFCVQFHILEGEKLGVPTDKLNLVVVWREAPQFSPRERAALAWTEALTLISEGVSDEVYAQASAEFSDKELAYLTSAVASINTWNRFGAAFRWTPPARKPAVGAAAS encoded by the coding sequence ATGACGCATGCTCGCAAGGAGTACAAAGACTTCATGTCGCTGGCGCCGGACGCCTACGCCGCCGTGCTGGCGCTCGGGCAGGTCGCGGCCAAGGCCGGCATGGACAAGCAACTGCTCGAACTGATCAAGCTGCGTGCCTCGCAAATCAACGGCTGCGCCTTCTGCGTGCAGTTTCACATCCTGGAGGGCGAGAAGCTCGGCGTGCCCACCGACAAGCTCAACCTGGTGGTGGTCTGGCGCGAGGCGCCGCAGTTCTCGCCGCGCGAGCGCGCCGCACTAGCCTGGACCGAAGCGCTGACCCTGATCAGCGAAGGCGTCAGCGACGAGGTCTATGCGCAGGCGAGCGCGGAGTTTTCGGACAAGGAACTTGCCTATCTGACGTCGGCAGTCGCCTCGATCAATACCTGGAACCGGTTCGGCGCGGCGTTCCGCTGGACGCCGCCGGCGCGGAAGCCGGCCGTGGGCGCGGCGGCGTCGTGA